In Aureibaculum algae, the following are encoded in one genomic region:
- a CDS encoding MMPL family transporter: MDNFFYKTYRVLQKQKILFASIFVLLLFLLGFLASKLQFEEDITKLIPNSEKSDITNKVLQNVKFADKIIVYLEAKNKADVNELTVYASEYIDSIQKQSSEFIKEVQGRIGDDAIDKTLGFINQNLPLFLTDADYEQIEGRLQKDSIDAITKANYKTLISPTGIIAKKTILKDPLGITFLGLKKLEQLKVDDNFEIHNGFLVSKDHKNLLLFIVPELAANETANNTKFVEQLFRIQEALNVKYNKSVSSEYYGSTVIAVANASQIKNDIQFTISIALSVLVLILIFFYRKLLIPIILFIPTIFGALLAVVVLYVVKGQISAISLGIGSVLLGITLDYALHILTHFRNNNDVKQLYKDVAKPILMSSITTAMAFLCLLFLKSEALKELGIFASVSVLSASVFALLLIPHLYRFKTEKRHSKATLIDKVARYKFQHNKVLVFGLLIVFVISLFTYRNVIFDQDISKMNYQTEALKKTEKKLDTLLNMASKSIYVTAYGNSVDEALLANDAIYKDLIDYKLKDSILSFSSVGSLVLSEQLQNQKIQQWRQFWTADKKQFVKENLIESGTAIGFKPTTFNRFYKQLESNFSVISYQDYRQLKSLFLDEFISNDTSFATVVSMVKVRPENVKEVVSTFDQLPQTVVIDRQHINETFLGNLKDDFNKLIGYSLLAVVLILLLFYRSIELTLITIIPIALTWLVTIGVMGLFGIHFNVFNIIISTFIFGLGVDYSIFITNGLLKKHTYGVKELPTYKTSILLSVITTILGVGVLIFAKHPALKSISVVSIIGILSAVLIAFTIQPLLFNFVIGWRTKKGVAPLRLRTFLHAMLLFTFYGLGGMILSLISMTILPIIPVSKKKKMKWLHNTMAKMVTATLYGNPFVKKKVENPHHEKFDKPAIIISNHASFLDTLTIGMTTPNVIYLVNDWVYKSPVFGLLAKVAGFYPVSSGVDGSLEHLKEKIRQGYCLVVFPEARRSFTNKIGRFHKGAFFLAQQLELDILPLYLHGNSEVLPKRDLIIYDGSLTVVVGKRIAYDDPAFGSTDRERTKKIGAFYKQEFQKVRDGIEDADYFKDILFSNYRYKGATLFNAVKNDFKENNMLYQKVSDRLPAKATIVHIANDFGQLDILLVSRFLDRKITSYISDKEKCTIAKNCYTNQHRNVDYLNDFGQILSKKADILVISAKISDISDIKTLLEMKVQNVLLVQNDALLAAFVDKGYQMQYQDQSIIHLVLQYK, encoded by the coding sequence ATGGATAATTTCTTTTATAAGACGTATCGTGTATTGCAAAAACAAAAGATACTTTTTGCCAGTATCTTCGTGTTGTTACTATTTTTACTAGGGTTTTTAGCTTCTAAACTGCAATTTGAAGAAGATATAACCAAATTAATACCCAATTCTGAAAAATCTGACATCACTAATAAAGTCCTTCAAAATGTAAAATTTGCCGATAAAATCATTGTCTATCTTGAAGCTAAAAATAAAGCTGATGTTAATGAATTAACTGTTTATGCCAGTGAATATATAGATAGCATTCAAAAACAAAGTAGCGAATTTATCAAAGAAGTACAGGGTAGAATAGGAGATGACGCCATTGATAAAACCCTTGGTTTTATCAATCAGAACCTACCATTGTTCTTAACTGATGCTGATTATGAACAGATAGAAGGTCGGTTGCAAAAAGATAGTATTGATGCCATTACCAAAGCAAACTACAAAACGCTCATTTCTCCAACAGGTATCATTGCGAAAAAAACCATTTTAAAAGATCCATTAGGCATTACTTTTCTAGGCTTAAAAAAGTTAGAACAATTAAAAGTAGACGACAATTTTGAAATACACAACGGGTTTTTAGTCAGTAAAGACCATAAAAACCTTTTACTGTTTATTGTGCCAGAATTAGCAGCCAATGAAACCGCAAACAATACAAAGTTTGTAGAACAATTGTTTCGTATTCAAGAGGCATTGAACGTCAAGTACAATAAGTCTGTTTCTAGTGAATATTATGGTTCTACAGTAATTGCAGTAGCTAACGCCTCACAAATTAAAAATGACATTCAATTTACCATAAGTATTGCATTATCGGTATTGGTATTGATTCTGATTTTCTTTTATAGAAAGTTGTTAATTCCCATTATTCTCTTTATTCCAACTATTTTCGGAGCCTTATTGGCGGTAGTTGTTTTATATGTAGTAAAAGGTCAGATTTCTGCCATTTCATTAGGTATAGGTTCTGTTTTATTGGGTATTACATTAGATTATGCCTTACATATACTCACTCATTTTAGAAATAATAATGATGTAAAGCAATTGTATAAAGATGTTGCCAAGCCCATTTTAATGAGCAGTATTACCACAGCCATGGCCTTTTTATGCTTATTATTTCTAAAGTCAGAAGCTCTTAAGGAATTAGGAATATTTGCTTCTGTTAGTGTTTTAAGTGCCTCTGTTTTTGCGTTGTTGCTCATTCCACATTTGTATCGTTTTAAAACAGAAAAAAGGCATTCAAAAGCAACACTTATTGATAAGGTGGCAAGGTATAAATTTCAACATAACAAGGTGTTGGTTTTCGGATTGCTAATTGTTTTTGTAATCAGTCTTTTTACCTATCGTAATGTTATTTTTGATCAGGATATTTCAAAAATGAATTATCAAACGGAAGCCTTAAAAAAGACAGAGAAAAAGTTAGATACCTTATTGAATATGGCATCTAAATCAATATACGTTACGGCTTATGGAAATTCTGTAGATGAAGCCTTATTGGCTAATGATGCTATTTATAAAGACCTGATAGATTATAAGTTAAAAGATTCAATATTGAGTTTTAGTTCTGTAGGTTCTTTAGTGCTTTCAGAGCAGTTACAAAACCAGAAAATACAACAATGGCGTCAATTTTGGACGGCAGATAAAAAGCAATTCGTAAAAGAAAACCTTATTGAAAGTGGAACCGCAATAGGATTTAAACCAACTACTTTTAATCGTTTTTATAAGCAGTTAGAAAGTAATTTTTCTGTAATTTCTTATCAGGACTATCGCCAATTGAAATCGCTTTTTTTAGATGAATTTATTTCAAACGACACTTCTTTTGCAACGGTGGTTTCTATGGTGAAAGTTCGTCCCGAAAATGTAAAGGAGGTGGTGTCTACCTTTGATCAATTACCACAAACGGTGGTTATTGATCGTCAACATATTAATGAAACGTTTTTAGGTAATTTAAAAGATGATTTCAATAAGCTTATCGGCTATTCTTTATTGGCGGTTGTACTTATTTTATTGCTATTTTATAGAAGCATAGAGCTTACACTGATTACTATTATTCCCATAGCATTAACTTGGTTGGTTACTATTGGTGTCATGGGCTTGTTCGGTATTCATTTTAATGTTTTTAATATTATTATTTCTACCTTCATTTTTGGACTGGGAGTTGATTATAGTATTTTTATAACCAATGGCTTGTTAAAAAAACATACCTATGGTGTAAAGGAATTGCCGACGTATAAAACGTCTATTTTATTATCGGTAATTACCACTATTTTAGGGGTAGGCGTGTTGATTTTCGCCAAGCATCCAGCATTAAAATCCATTTCTGTTGTTTCTATTATTGGTATTTTATCTGCCGTACTCATTGCTTTTACCATTCAGCCATTACTGTTTAATTTTGTTATTGGTTGGCGGACTAAAAAGGGGGTGGCTCCATTACGATTGCGGACTTTTCTTCACGCAATGTTGCTGTTTACTTTTTATGGCCTTGGCGGGATGATTTTATCACTAATAAGTATGACCATTTTACCAATCATTCCTGTTTCTAAGAAAAAGAAGATGAAGTGGTTGCACAACACCATGGCAAAAATGGTAACTGCGACTTTGTATGGCAATCCGTTTGTGAAAAAGAAAGTTGAAAATCCTCATCATGAGAAGTTTGATAAACCTGCGATAATTATTTCCAATCACGCCTCATTTTTAGATACGTTAACGATTGGAATGACCACACCAAATGTTATTTACTTGGTAAATGATTGGGTATATAAATCACCTGTATTCGGTTTACTAGCTAAGGTTGCGGGGTTTTATCCGGTGTCAAGTGGTGTAGATGGTAGTTTAGAACATTTAAAAGAGAAAATCCGTCAAGGGTATTGTTTGGTCGTCTTTCCAGAAGCAAGACGCTCCTTTACCAATAAAATTGGACGGTTTCATAAAGGGGCATTTTTCCTGGCTCAGCAATTAGAATTGGATATTTTACCATTATACTTACATGGAAACTCAGAAGTGCTCCCCAAACGCGACCTTATCATTTATGATGGTAGTTTGACAGTGGTTGTAGGTAAACGGATTGCCTATGATGATCCTGCATTTGGAAGTACTGACCGTGAACGAACCAAGAAAATAGGAGCGTTTTATAAACAAGAGTTTCAGAAAGTGAGAGATGGTATTGAAGATGCTGATTATTTTAAGGACATCTTATTTAGTAATTATCGCTATAAAGGGGCAACTCTTTTCAATGCTGTTAAAAATGATTTTAAGGAAAATAATATGCTTTATCAAAAGGTTTCTGATCGTCTACCAGCAAAAGCAACTATTGTACATATAGCCAATGACTTTGGGCAATTAGATATCTTGTTAGTGTCTCGTTTTTTAGATAGAAAAATAACAAGTTATATCTCAGATAAAGAAAAATGCACAATCGCCAAAAACTGCTATACTAATCAGCATCGAAATGTTGATTATTTGAACGATTTTGGTCAAATTTTATCAAAAAAGGCGGATATTTTGGTGATTTCAGCTAAAATTAGCGATATTTCAGATATTAAGACCCTATTAGAAATGAAGGTACAAAATGTGCTTTTGGTCCAAAATGATGCTTTATTAGCTGCGTTTGTAGATAAAGGTTATCAAATGCAGTATCAAGACCAATCCATTATTCATTTGGTCTTACAATACAAGTAG
- a CDS encoding DUF2062 domain-containing protein: MQNPEKIAQKITDFNCCVLIPTYNNQATLDRVIQGVLYYTNQIIIINDGATDSTKRILTHYPKLTQIHLEKNKGKGNALRLGLHKAEALGFDYAISIDSDGQHYPDDIPLFLEELENSETKDLLLIGARNLNAKGMPRKNSFANKFSNFWYWAETGFTLQDTQSGFRLYPVKEINKIKFLSTKFEFEVEVIVKASWNGIEVKNIPIRVLYDPDERVSHYRPFKDFIRISAMNTWLFTIAIVYIKPRDFYRKFKEKGFKRFFKEDLIGSEDSNIKKSLSIALGTFIGISPFWGFHSILSIVVAAALKLNKVISFAFSNVSFPIFIPFILYGSLKLGGFMLGRRSLDLHQIDENFKIGVYLFQYILGSFALAFIMAVLFGLAGFIYLQIKTGNKKKVKHG; encoded by the coding sequence GTGCAAAATCCCGAGAAAATAGCTCAAAAAATAACCGATTTCAATTGTTGTGTCCTTATTCCGACCTACAACAACCAAGCTACGTTAGATCGTGTTATTCAAGGTGTTTTATATTACACCAATCAAATTATTATCATCAATGATGGTGCAACGGATTCAACTAAAAGGATTCTAACTCATTATCCGAAACTCACCCAAATACATTTAGAAAAAAATAAAGGGAAAGGCAACGCCTTACGTTTGGGGTTGCATAAAGCAGAAGCCTTAGGTTTTGATTATGCCATTTCTATTGATTCTGATGGACAGCATTATCCAGATGATATTCCACTGTTTCTTGAAGAGCTAGAAAATTCTGAAACGAAAGATTTACTATTAATTGGTGCTCGAAATTTGAACGCCAAAGGCATGCCGAGAAAAAATAGCTTTGCCAATAAGTTTTCTAACTTTTGGTATTGGGCAGAAACAGGTTTTACATTGCAAGACACACAATCGGGATTTCGATTGTATCCCGTTAAAGAGATCAACAAAATAAAATTTTTAAGTACTAAATTCGAGTTTGAAGTAGAGGTGATTGTAAAAGCATCGTGGAATGGCATTGAAGTTAAAAACATACCCATACGTGTATTGTATGACCCTGACGAGCGTGTCTCACATTACAGACCCTTCAAAGACTTTATACGTATTAGTGCTATGAATACATGGTTGTTTACAATTGCTATTGTCTACATTAAACCACGCGATTTTTATAGAAAATTTAAAGAGAAGGGATTCAAACGATTCTTTAAAGAAGATTTAATTGGAAGCGAAGATTCAAATATAAAAAAATCACTTTCCATTGCTCTCGGTACATTTATTGGAATTTCACCTTTTTGGGGATTCCATTCTATTTTATCCATTGTAGTTGCAGCAGCCTTAAAATTAAATAAGGTCATTAGTTTTGCCTTTTCAAATGTTAGTTTCCCTATTTTTATTCCTTTCATTCTTTATGGAAGTTTAAAGTTGGGTGGTTTTATGTTGGGAAGAAGAAGCTTAGATTTACATCAAATTGATGAAAATTTTAAAATTGGGGTGTATCTTTTCCAATACATTTTGGGGAGTTTTGCCTTAGCTTTTATTATGGCTGTGCTTTTTGGATTGGCGGGCTTTATTTATTTACAGATTAAAACGGGTAACAAAAAGAAAGTAAAACATGGATAA
- a CDS encoding 3-hydroxyacyl-ACP dehydratase, which yields MLLKNLYTVQSFEFTEGQLVSEIFINKDHDIFNGHFPGNPVMPGVCMIQIIKELTEKALEKKLFMEKSSNIKFMALINPEENNTLVLNLNITEEEGKFKVKNITKMGDTVALKFNGLYREV from the coding sequence ATGTTACTCAAAAATTTATATACAGTTCAGTCTTTTGAATTTACAGAAGGTCAATTGGTTTCTGAAATTTTCATAAATAAAGATCATGATATTTTTAATGGTCATTTTCCTGGTAATCCGGTAATGCCTGGTGTTTGCATGATTCAAATCATCAAAGAATTGACGGAAAAAGCGTTGGAGAAAAAGTTGTTTATGGAAAAATCGAGCAATATTAAATTTATGGCGTTGATTAATCCTGAAGAAAATAACACTTTGGTATTAAATTTGAATATCACTGAAGAGGAAGGTAAATTTAAAGTAAAGAATATTACTAAAATGGGCGACACAGTAGCTCTAAAATTTAATGGTCTTTATAGAGAAGTTTAA
- a CDS encoding LolA family protein, which translates to MPKLILILFLCLGTASFAQNAMTAQEITNFKQRVKAVAQKTKTIGSDFDQYKHMEFLSNDIKTSGKMQFKSPNLVKWSYTSPFQYSVIFKEDKLLINDEGKRSDVNIGSNQLFKKLNQLIVKSIRGDMFDAAEFTMNFSKNAEAYIVTFDSKDEELKKYIKQFVLHFDTQKHTVVEVRMIEPSDDYTQIVFKNRKENQVIKDEVFRN; encoded by the coding sequence ATGCCTAAATTAATACTTATCCTTTTCTTATGTCTTGGAACAGCAAGCTTCGCACAAAATGCGATGACTGCTCAAGAAATTACAAACTTTAAACAACGTGTAAAAGCAGTTGCCCAAAAAACAAAGACAATCGGTAGCGATTTTGATCAATACAAACACATGGAGTTTTTGTCAAATGACATTAAAACTTCAGGAAAAATGCAGTTTAAGTCGCCAAATTTGGTAAAATGGTCATATACAAGTCCTTTTCAGTATAGTGTTATTTTCAAGGAAGACAAGCTGTTAATTAATGACGAGGGGAAAAGGAGCGATGTCAATATTGGCTCAAACCAATTGTTTAAAAAATTGAATCAGCTCATTGTAAAAAGTATTCGTGGTGATATGTTTGATGCTGCTGAATTTACTATGAATTTCTCTAAAAACGCTGAAGCGTATATTGTTACGTTTGATTCTAAAGATGAGGAACTTAAAAAATACATCAAACAATTTGTGTTGCATTTCGATACGCAAAAACATACGGTGGTTGAGGTGCGAATGATAGAACCTTCTGATGATTACACACAAATTGTATTTAAAAACCGAAAAGAAAACCAAGTGATAAAAGATGAGGTTTTTAGGAATTAG